A stretch of the Clarias gariepinus isolate MV-2021 ecotype Netherlands chromosome 26, CGAR_prim_01v2, whole genome shotgun sequence genome encodes the following:
- the LOC128514050 gene encoding uncharacterized protein LOC128514050: protein MSWCEKKIEFVGEFDSHHISEEQQNGDSYKVSDKAELLHSNSCLRTLCTNWQESAEMEENSNATLMAENSELKKQIQSLRQMKQDIQLLENELEVTRTAKAEEDKRCSTLEASCKKLGKENETLRQQVEAHFDETSSFLLEKEKQEKEITELTCVLRAYQQQLEEDRFLLEQKDDLINQRDLVIQQHKDMLSEYITINQGMKDELKDLNIKLALASVSRDGSFMRVDTMLACPPECSVSLGEELGIPSVDQMMPEEEQKEEEEDAATQEEQSVPYMPKSWKRTIRKQVCAAVALGFSVLGVFGALSPTMCADVLDIIRHLIDPHCQFHHTGLPPL, encoded by the exons ATGTCGTGGTGTGAGAAGAAGATAGAGTTTGTAGGCGAGTTTGACTCTCATCATATTTCAGAGGAGCAGCAGAATGG GGATTCGTACAAGGTCTCTGATAAAGCTGAGCTTCTCCACTCCAACAGCTGCTTACGGACGCTCTGCACTAACTGGCAAGAAAGTGCTGAAATGGAGGAGAACAGCAACGCCACCCTCATGGCCGAGAACAGTGAGCTAAAGAAACAAATTCAAAG CTTGAGGCAGATGAAACAGGACATCCAGCTTCTGGAGAATGAACTGGAGGTCACACGAACTGCAAAGGCAGAGGAAGATAAACGCTGCAGCACGCTTGAGGCCAGCTGCAAAAAACTT GGGAAGGAAAATGAAACACTCAGACAGCAGGTAGAAGCACATTTTGATGAG ACATCAAGTTTTCTTCTAGAAAAAGAGAAGCAGGAGAAGGAGATCACTGAGCTCACCTGTGTCCTAAGAGCTTACCAG CAACAACTAGAGGAGGACAGATTTCTTCTCGAGCAAAAAGATGATCTCATTAATCAG AGGGATTTGGTCATCCAGCAACACAAAGACATGCTGTCAGAATACATCACCATTAACCAG GGCATGAAGGATGAGCTGAAGGATTTGAACATCAAGTTGGCTTTGGCTTCAGT cAGCAGGGACGGGAGCTTCATGAGAGTGGATACGATGCTCGCTTGCCCTCCTGAGTGCTCCGTTTCACTCGGGGAAGAGCTCGGAATTCCGTCTGTGGATCAG ATGATGCCTGAGGAGGaacagaaagaggaagaagaagacgCAGCGACTCAGGAGGAACAATCAGTACCTTATATGCCAAAAAG CTGGAAAAGAACCATAAGGAAACAAGTGTGTGCTGCTGTGGCGCTTGGTTTCAGTGTACTGGGTGTGTTTGGAGCTCTGAGTCCCACCATGTGTGCAGACGTTTTGGACATCATCCGTCACCTGATCGACCCACACTGCCAGTTTCATCACACAGGACTTCCTCCCTTATAA
- the apodb gene encoding apolipoprotein Db, with protein sequence MKPVSVWAFSLTLVVSVSSQVFHWGPCPTPMVQPNFDLNRYLGKWYEIEKLPATYEKGTCIETNYSLRPDKTIRVVYIRTRKGKVRTAEGTAIVQNPREPAKLGVSFSYFTPYSAHWVLSTDYDSVALLYSCTDFLRIFHVDYAWILSRSRSLPPETIYHAKEVLSRDNIDVSRMIPTDQHSCEGGA encoded by the exons ATGAAGCCAGTCAGTGTCTGGGCTTTTTCACTGACGCTGGTCGTCTCAGTGTCGTCTCAGGTCTTCCACTGGGGTCCGTGTCCGACGCCGATGGTTCAGCCAAACTTTGACCTGAACAGG TACCTGGGAAAGTGGTACGAAATTGAGAAGCTCCCAGCTACTTATGAGAAAGGCACATGCATCGAAACCAACTACTCACTCAGACCTGACAAGACCATCAGAGTGGTTTATATTCGGACACG TAAAGGAAAAGTGAGGACCGCTGAGGGAACAGCCATCGTGCAGAACCCGAGAGAACCGGCTAAACTCGGCGTCAGTTTCTCATACT TCACTCCATATAGCGCGCACTGGGTTTTATCCACTGATTACGACTCTGTGGCGCTGCTCTACTCCTGCACCGACTTTCTCCGGATCTTCCATGTCGACTATGCCTGGATTTTGTCCCGCAGTCGCTCTCTCCCTCCCGAGACCATCTACCACGCCAAGGAGGTCCTCTCTCGGGACAACATCGATGTCAGTCGCATGATTCCTACcgatcagcacagctgtgaggGCGGGGCTTAA
- the otos gene encoding otospiralin, which yields MKWCVLLCAFFICFVSKYLSEARVIPEEVPYDEPPARPYWPYSTSDFWNYVEYFRSIGEYNHINEMARAFFAHQNLGDTLGYEVAEQHER from the exons ATGAAGTGGTGTGTCCTGCTCTGTGCTTTCTTCATCTGTTTTGTCTCCAAATATCTCAGTG aGGCTCGAGTTATTCCTGAAGAAG TCCCCTACGACGAGCCCCCGGCCAGACCCTACTGGCCGTACTCCACCTCTGATTTCTGGAACTACGTCGAGTACTTTCGTAGCATCGGAGAATACAACCACATCAATGAGATGGCCAGGGCGTTTTTTGCTCACCAGAATCTTGGTGACACTTTGGGATATGAAGTGGCTGAACAACATGAACGTTAA